One genomic window of Roseateles sp. DAIF2 includes the following:
- the proB gene encoding glutamate 5-kinase codes for MSAGSSSPLKDARRIVVKVGSSLVTNEGRGVDAEAIGNWCRQLAALAGQGRELVMVSSGAIAEGMKRLGWATRPKEVHELQAAAAVGQMGLAQMYESKLSEQGMGSAQVLLTHADLADRERYLNARSTLLTLLQHRVLPVINENDTVVNDEIKFGDNDTLGALVANLVEADALVILTDQKGLYSADPRKDPNARFIDVAVAGTPELEQMAGGAGSSLGRGGMITKILAAKRAAGSGASTVIAWGREPDVLLRLAGGEAIGTALIASTQKQAARKQWMVDHLQLRGAVIVDAGAAVKLRDEGKSLLPIGVTEVQGEFHRGDVIAVRDAAGRELARGLTNYGSAEARLIARKASNQFELVLGYAAEPELIHRDNLVLV; via the coding sequence ATGAGTGCCGGCTCGTCGTCGCCGCTGAAGGACGCGCGCCGCATCGTCGTCAAGGTGGGTTCCAGCCTGGTCACCAACGAGGGCCGCGGCGTCGATGCCGAGGCGATCGGCAACTGGTGCCGCCAACTGGCCGCGCTGGCCGGCCAGGGCCGCGAGCTGGTGATGGTGTCCAGCGGTGCGATCGCCGAAGGCATGAAGCGCCTGGGCTGGGCCACGCGACCCAAGGAAGTGCATGAGCTGCAGGCCGCCGCCGCGGTCGGCCAGATGGGCCTGGCCCAGATGTACGAGAGCAAGCTCAGCGAGCAGGGCATGGGCAGCGCCCAGGTGCTCTTGACCCATGCCGACCTGGCCGATCGCGAGCGCTACCTGAACGCGCGCTCGACCCTGCTGACCCTGCTGCAGCACCGTGTGCTGCCGGTGATCAACGAGAACGACACGGTCGTCAACGACGAGATCAAGTTCGGCGACAACGACACCCTGGGCGCGCTGGTCGCGAACCTGGTTGAGGCCGATGCGCTGGTGATCCTGACCGATCAGAAGGGCCTGTACTCGGCCGATCCGCGCAAGGATCCGAACGCGCGCTTCATCGACGTCGCGGTGGCCGGCACGCCCGAGCTGGAGCAGATGGCGGGCGGCGCCGGTTCATCGCTGGGCCGCGGCGGCATGATCACCAAGATCCTGGCCGCCAAGCGCGCCGCGGGTTCCGGTGCCAGCACCGTGATCGCCTGGGGCCGTGAGCCCGATGTGCTGCTGCGCCTGGCCGGCGGCGAGGCGATCGGCACGGCCCTGATTGCAAGCACCCAGAAGCAGGCGGCGCGCAAGCAGTGGATGGTCGATCATCTGCAGCTGCGCGGCGCGGTGATCGTCGATGCCGGTGCCGCCGTCAAGCTGCGCGACGAGGGCAAGAGCCTGCTGCCGATCGGCGTCACCGAGGTGCAGGGCGAGTTCCATCGCGGCGATGTGATCGCGGTGCGCGATGCCGCGGGGCGCGAGCTGGCGCGCGGCCTGACCAACTATGGCAGCGCCGAGGCGCGCCTGATCGCGCGCAAGGCCTCGAACCAGTTCGAGCTGGTGCTCGGTTATGCGGCCGAGCCGGAGTTGATCCACAGAGACAATCTCGTGCTCGTGTAA
- a CDS encoding RNA pyrophosphohydrolase: MLDREGFRPNVGIILLNHRNEVFWGKRIRTHSWQFPQGGIKHGETPEQAMFRELHEEVGLHADQVRIIARTRDWLRYEVPEHFIRRDARGHYKGQKQIWFLLQLTGRDCDMNLRATDHPEFDAWRWNEYWVPLEAVIEFKRGVYQMALTELARYLPRINHHNRYLRAGMRPQHREPRPAPDCGEALPQPAPEAGDTK; this comes from the coding sequence ATGCTCGACCGTGAAGGCTTCCGGCCCAACGTCGGCATCATCCTGCTCAACCACAGGAACGAGGTGTTCTGGGGCAAACGCATCCGGACCCATTCCTGGCAGTTCCCGCAAGGGGGCATCAAACATGGCGAGACGCCCGAGCAGGCGATGTTTCGTGAGCTCCACGAAGAGGTGGGGCTGCACGCGGATCAGGTGCGCATCATTGCGCGCACGCGCGACTGGTTGCGCTACGAGGTGCCCGAGCACTTCATCCGGCGCGATGCGCGCGGGCACTACAAGGGACAGAAGCAGATCTGGTTCCTGCTGCAGCTGACCGGGCGCGACTGCGACATGAATCTGCGCGCCACCGACCACCCGGAGTTCGACGCCTGGCGCTGGAACGAGTACTGGGTGCCGCTGGAGGCGGTGATCGAGTTCAAGCGCGGCGTCTACCAGATGGCGCTGACCGAGCTGGCCCGCTACCTGCCGCGCATCAACCATCACAACCGCTATCTGCGCGCCGGCATGCGGCCGCAGCACCGCGAGCCGCGGCCGGCGCCGGACTGCGGCGAGGCGCTGCCGCAGCCGGCACCGGAGGCAGGGGACACGAAGTAA
- a CDS encoding proline--tRNA ligase, protein MKASQFFISTLKEAPADAEVVSHKLMMRAGMIKRLGAGIYNYMPMGLRVIRKVENIIREEMNRAGAVELLMPVVQPAELWQETGRFDKMGPELLRVKDRHERDFIIQPTSEEVVTDIARQELRSYKQLPKNFYHIQTKFRDERRPRFGIMRGREFTMKDAYSFDRDVESAGRSYENMYAAYCKIFDRLGLEYRAVAADTGAIGGDRSHEFQVIADTGEDAIIYCPTSDFAANIELAEAVALLAARAAPAQALTKTPTPGKSTCADVAELLKLPLAQTVKSLVLATDELNETGDIAKSQVWLLLLRGDHDLNEVKAGKVEGLKAGFRFATVAEIEDHFGSKPGYLGPIGLKKPVKVIADRTVANMADFVCGANEADFHYTGANWGRDLPEPDLVADIRNVVAGDPSPDGKGVLAIQRGIEVGHVFYLGTKYSAAMNANFLDETGKPKPMEMGCYGIGVTRILGAAIEQNHDERGIIWPDAIAPFTVVVCPIGMDRSEEVKAAAVKLYEELQALGVDVLLDDRGERPGAMFADWELIGAPHRVVLSDRGLKEGQVEYQGRRDAEATKLALAEVVSHLKGKLKL, encoded by the coding sequence ATGAAAGCCTCCCAGTTCTTCATCTCCACGCTGAAAGAAGCCCCCGCCGACGCCGAAGTGGTCAGCCACAAGCTGATGATGCGTGCCGGCATGATCAAGCGCCTGGGCGCCGGCATCTACAACTACATGCCGATGGGCCTGCGCGTGATCCGCAAGGTGGAGAACATCATCCGCGAGGAGATGAACCGCGCCGGCGCCGTCGAGCTCTTGATGCCCGTCGTTCAGCCGGCCGAGCTGTGGCAGGAAACCGGCCGCTTCGACAAGATGGGCCCCGAGCTGCTGCGCGTGAAGGACCGCCATGAGCGCGACTTCATCATCCAGCCGACCTCGGAAGAGGTGGTGACCGACATCGCGCGCCAGGAACTGCGCAGCTACAAGCAGCTGCCGAAGAATTTCTATCACATCCAGACCAAGTTCCGCGACGAGCGCCGTCCGCGCTTCGGCATCATGCGCGGCCGCGAGTTCACGATGAAGGATGCCTACTCCTTCGACCGCGACGTCGAGAGCGCGGGCCGCAGCTACGAGAACATGTACGCGGCCTACTGCAAGATCTTCGACCGCCTGGGCCTGGAGTACCGCGCCGTCGCGGCCGACACCGGCGCGATCGGCGGCGACCGCTCGCACGAGTTCCAGGTGATCGCGGACACCGGCGAGGACGCGATCATCTACTGCCCCACCAGCGACTTCGCGGCCAATATCGAGCTGGCCGAGGCCGTGGCCCTGCTGGCCGCCCGCGCCGCGCCTGCGCAGGCGCTGACCAAGACGCCGACGCCGGGCAAGAGCACCTGCGCCGATGTGGCCGAGCTGCTGAAGCTGCCGCTGGCGCAGACCGTCAAGTCCCTGGTGCTGGCCACCGACGAGCTGAACGAGACCGGCGACATCGCCAAGAGCCAGGTCTGGCTGCTGCTGCTGCGCGGCGATCACGACCTGAACGAGGTCAAGGCCGGCAAGGTCGAGGGTCTGAAGGCCGGCTTCCGCTTCGCGACCGTGGCCGAGATCGAGGATCACTTCGGCAGCAAGCCCGGCTACCTGGGCCCGATCGGCCTGAAGAAGCCGGTCAAGGTCATCGCCGACCGCACCGTGGCCAATATGGCCGACTTCGTCTGCGGCGCCAACGAGGCCGACTTCCACTACACCGGCGCCAACTGGGGCCGCGACCTGCCCGAGCCCGATCTGGTGGCCGACATCCGCAACGTCGTCGCCGGCGACCCCTCGCCGGACGGCAAGGGCGTGCTGGCGATCCAGCGCGGCATCGAGGTCGGCCATGTGTTCTATCTCGGCACCAAGTATTCGGCCGCGATGAACGCCAATTTCCTGGACGAGACCGGCAAGCCCAAGCCGATGGAGATGGGCTGCTACGGCATCGGCGTGACCCGCATCCTGGGCGCGGCGATCGAGCAGAACCATGACGAGCGCGGCATCATCTGGCCGGACGCGATCGCGCCCTTCACCGTCGTGGTCTGCCCGATCGGCATGGACCGCAGCGAGGAGGTCAAGGCCGCCGCCGTGAAGCTGTACGAAGAGCTGCAGGCGCTGGGCGTCGACGTGCTGCTGGACGACCGCGGCGAGCGCCCCGGCGCGATGTTCGCCGATTGGGAGCTGATCGGCGCGCCGCATCGCGTCGTGCTGTCGGACCGCGGCCTGAAGGAAGGCCAGGTCGAGTACCAGGGCCGCCGCGATGCCGAGGCCACCAAGCTGGCCCTGGCCGAGGTCGTGTCCCATCTGAAGGGCAAGCTGAAGCTTTGA
- a CDS encoding lytic transglycosylase domain-containing protein: MRRRGLLISAAALTALSPLRDAQAGAQVEEPLADAVRSALSSAVANSAPPKPRFNQVEERLAYLRWLGEMSERLKKRLSEAQTRIEFLETVWYESRRAGLEPSLVLGLIQVESGFRKYAISVAGARGYMQVMPFWARVIGDGNASHLFHMQTNLRFGCVILRHYLDREKGDLFLALGRYNGSRGKAEYPNLVFGARKRWLMPGEA, from the coding sequence TTGAGGCGGCGTGGCCTGCTGATCTCGGCAGCCGCGCTGACGGCGCTGTCGCCGCTGCGCGACGCGCAGGCCGGTGCCCAGGTCGAGGAACCGCTGGCCGATGCCGTGCGCTCGGCCCTGTCCTCGGCCGTCGCCAACAGCGCGCCGCCCAAGCCGCGCTTTAACCAGGTCGAGGAACGCCTGGCCTATCTGCGCTGGCTGGGCGAGATGAGCGAGCGGCTGAAGAAGCGTCTGTCGGAGGCGCAGACCCGCATCGAGTTCCTCGAGACCGTCTGGTACGAGAGCCGGCGCGCGGGCCTGGAGCCGAGCCTGGTGCTGGGCCTGATCCAGGTCGAGAGCGGCTTTCGCAAGTACGCGATCAGCGTGGCCGGCGCGCGCGGCTATATGCAGGTGATGCCCTTCTGGGCCCGCGTGATCGGCGACGGCAATGCCTCGCACCTGTTCCACATGCAGACCAACCTGCGCTTCGGCTGCGTGATCCTGCGCCACTACCTCGACCGCGAGAAGGGCGACCTGTTCCTGGCCCTGGGCCGCTACAACGGCAGCCGCGGCAAGGCCGAGTATCCGAACCTGGTGTTCGGCGCCAGGAAGCGCTGGCTGATGCCCGGCGAGGCCTGA
- a CDS encoding UbiX family flavin prenyltransferase, whose product MTQRLVVGITGATGAAYGLRLLRRGRELGLETHLIVTPAGVLNVHHELGLSRQALEAEASFSHAPGDVGACVASGSFATAAMVVAPCSMKSLAAIAHGFGDNLLTRAADVTLKERRRLILMVRETPFNLAHLRNMTAVTEMGGIVFPPLPAFYHHPKSIEELVNESAERVLELAGVAGAAPQAWNGLRP is encoded by the coding sequence ATGACTCAGCGACTCGTCGTGGGCATCACCGGCGCGACCGGTGCGGCCTACGGCCTGCGCCTGCTGCGCCGCGGCCGCGAGCTGGGGCTGGAGACGCACCTGATCGTCACGCCGGCCGGCGTGCTGAACGTGCACCATGAGCTGGGCCTGAGCCGCCAGGCGCTGGAGGCCGAGGCCAGCTTCAGCCATGCGCCCGGCGATGTCGGCGCCTGCGTGGCCAGCGGCAGCTTTGCCACCGCCGCGATGGTGGTGGCGCCCTGCTCGATGAAGAGCCTGGCCGCGATTGCCCATGGTTTCGGCGACAACCTGCTGACGCGCGCCGCCGACGTCACGCTGAAGGAACGGCGCCGCCTGATCCTGATGGTGCGCGAGACGCCCTTCAACCTGGCGCATCTGCGCAATATGACTGCCGTGACCGAGATGGGCGGCATCGTGTTCCCGCCGCTGCCGGCCTTCTATCACCACCCGAAGAGCATCGAGGAGCTGGTGAACGAGAGCGCCGAGCGGGTGCTGGAGCTGGCCGGCGTGGCCGGCGCCGCGCCGCAGGCCTGGAACGGCCTGCGGCCCTGA
- the grxD gene encoding Grx4 family monothiol glutaredoxin: MSDNVQQRIDDLVKSNRVVLFMKGTAQFPMCGFSGRAIQILKACGVSDLKTFNVLEDEAVRQGIKDYANWPTIPQLYINGEFVGGSDIMMEMYQAGELQQVLAA, from the coding sequence ATGAGCGACAACGTCCAGCAACGCATCGACGACCTGGTCAAGAGCAACCGGGTGGTCCTGTTCATGAAGGGCACGGCCCAGTTCCCGATGTGCGGCTTCTCCGGCCGCGCGATCCAGATCCTGAAGGCCTGCGGCGTCTCCGACCTGAAGACCTTCAATGTGCTGGAAGACGAGGCGGTGCGCCAGGGCATCAAGGACTACGCCAACTGGCCGACGATCCCGCAGCTCTACATCAACGGCGAATTCGTCGGCGGCTCGGACATCATGATGGAGATGTACCAGGCCGGCGAGCTGCAGCAAGTGCTCGCCGCTTGA
- the prmC gene encoding peptide chain release factor N(5)-glutamine methyltransferase, translated as MNVAQALAEARARGLDRLEGQLLLGALLNVERGWLISHDDAKLTAEQAARFADWLAQRLQDVPLAYLVGSKEFHGLTLRVDAHTLVPRPDTEVLVDWALELLPGLGAAPRAVDLGTGSGAIALAIKHRFAAATVSAVDLSPGALAMAQANARRLALDVEFLAGDWWQPLAGRRFELIVSNPPYIAGDDPHLPALRHEPRSALTPEGDGLAALRILVEGAPAHLASGGWLLLEHGYDQAGAVTALLSARGFTEVANRRDLGEQPRVSGGRWPGGPAA; from the coding sequence ATGAACGTCGCCCAGGCGCTGGCCGAGGCGCGCGCGCGCGGCCTGGACCGGCTGGAGGGCCAGCTGCTGCTGGGCGCGCTGCTGAATGTCGAACGCGGCTGGCTAATCAGCCACGACGATGCCAAGCTGACGGCCGAGCAGGCTGCGCGCTTCGCCGACTGGCTGGCGCAGCGCCTGCAGGATGTGCCGCTGGCCTATCTGGTCGGCAGCAAGGAATTCCACGGCCTCACGCTGCGGGTCGATGCCCATACCCTGGTGCCGCGGCCCGATACCGAGGTGCTGGTCGACTGGGCGCTGGAGCTGCTGCCCGGCCTGGGCGCGGCACCTCGCGCGGTGGACCTGGGCACCGGCAGCGGCGCGATCGCGCTGGCGATCAAGCATCGTTTTGCGGCGGCCACGGTCAGCGCCGTCGACCTGAGCCCCGGCGCGCTGGCGATGGCCCAGGCCAATGCCCGGCGGCTGGCGCTGGACGTCGAATTCCTGGCCGGCGACTGGTGGCAGCCGCTGGCCGGCCGGCGCTTCGAGCTGATCGTCAGCAACCCACCCTATATCGCCGGCGACGACCCGCACCTGCCGGCGCTGCGTCACGAGCCGCGCTCGGCGCTGACGCCCGAGGGCGATGGGCTGGCCGCGCTGCGCATCCTGGTCGAGGGCGCGCCGGCGCATCTGGCGAGCGGCGGCTGGCTGCTGCTGGAGCATGGCTATGACCAGGCCGGGGCGGTCACCGCCCTGCTGAGCGCCCGGGGCTTCACCGAGGTCGCCAACCGCCGCGACCTGGGCGAGCAGCCGCGCGTCAGCGGCGGCCGCTGGCCGGGCGGCCCGGCTGCCTAA
- the prfA gene encoding peptide chain release factor 1: MKDSLRQQFERLAFRLTELDTILADGAVAADMKRYRALTKEQAEASGLVGNYRRYQQREADLAAARELLDDPDMAEMAREEIAAAEADIARLHEELQLALIPKDPDDERPAFLEIRAGTGGDESALFAGDLARMYLRFAERQGWKSEILSENASDLGGYKELVVRLDGDGVYGRLKFESGGHRVQRVPATESQGRIHTSACTVAVMPEPDEAEEIQLNPAELRIDTFRASGAGGQHVNKTDSAIRITHLPTGLVAECQDDRSQHRNKAKAMAVLAARLRDKDKNERAAKEAAQRKSLIGSGDRSDRIRTYNFPQGRLTDHRINLTLYKLDQIMNGDLDDVLAGLQSAQAAEQLAGLEGR; this comes from the coding sequence ATGAAAGATTCCCTGCGCCAGCAGTTCGAACGCCTGGCCTTCCGCCTGACGGAACTCGACACCATCCTGGCCGACGGCGCCGTCGCCGCCGACATGAAGCGCTACCGCGCGCTGACCAAGGAGCAGGCCGAAGCCAGCGGCCTGGTCGGCAACTACCGTCGCTACCAGCAGCGCGAGGCGGATCTCGCCGCCGCGCGCGAGCTGCTCGACGATCCCGACATGGCCGAGATGGCGCGCGAGGAGATCGCCGCCGCCGAGGCCGACATCGCCCGCCTGCACGAGGAGCTGCAGCTGGCCCTGATCCCCAAGGACCCGGACGACGAACGCCCGGCCTTCCTGGAAATCCGCGCCGGCACCGGCGGCGACGAATCGGCCCTGTTCGCCGGCGACCTGGCGCGCATGTACCTGCGCTTCGCCGAGCGCCAGGGCTGGAAGAGCGAGATCCTGTCGGAGAACGCCTCCGACCTGGGCGGCTACAAGGAACTGGTCGTGCGCCTGGACGGCGATGGCGTCTACGGGCGCCTGAAGTTCGAGTCCGGCGGTCACCGCGTGCAGCGCGTGCCGGCGACCGAGAGCCAGGGCCGCATCCACACCAGCGCCTGCACGGTCGCGGTGATGCCCGAGCCCGACGAGGCCGAGGAGATCCAGCTGAACCCGGCCGAGCTGCGGATCGACACCTTCCGCGCCAGTGGTGCCGGCGGCCAGCACGTCAACAAGACCGACAGCGCGATCCGCATCACCCATCTGCCCACGGGTCTCGTGGCCGAATGCCAGGACGACCGCAGCCAGCACCGCAACAAGGCCAAGGCCATGGCCGTGCTGGCCGCGCGCCTGCGCGACAAGGACAAGAACGAGCGCGCCGCCAAGGAGGCCGCCCAGCGCAAGAGCCTGATCGGCAGCGGCGACCGCAGCGATCGCATCCGCACCTACAACTTCCCGCAGGGGCGCCTCACCGACCACCGCATCAACCTGACGCTCTACAAGCTGGACCAGATCATGAACGGCGATCTGGACGATGTGCTGGCCGGCCTGCAGTCGGCCCAGGCCGCCGAGCAGTTGGCCGGCCTGGAAGGCCGCTGA
- the hemA gene encoding glutamyl-tRNA reductase, producing the protein MSVFALGLNHNSAPLDLRGRFAFSLEQLAPTLLGFREQLQGPRKAGPEAALISTCNRTELYVAGHAEMVRPAVDWLARVGGVGSSALLDHAYVMEDSAAARHAFRVASGLDSMVLGEPQILGQMKQAVREADQAGTLGTTLHQLFQRSFSVAKEVRSSTEIGSHSISMAAASVRLASQLFEDLSKIKVLFIGAGEMIELVSTHFAAKTPRHMAIANRTLERGEKLAGRLSAEAVRLADLPQRLHEFDAVISCTASSLPLIGLGAVERALKARKHRPMFMVDLAVPRDIEPEVAQLDDVYLYTVDDLSTLVRSAGEKRQAAVEQAEAIVEAGVQSFVHWLGQRHTVPLIQALNAQADDWRANEIARARKLLARGEDVEAVLDALSRGLTQKMLHGALAELHASEGEQRMQLAQTVSRLFLRNSSRNPAEH; encoded by the coding sequence ATGAGCGTCTTCGCCCTCGGCCTGAACCACAACTCCGCGCCCCTGGATCTGCGCGGCCGTTTTGCGTTCTCGCTGGAGCAGCTGGCGCCCACCCTGCTGGGTTTTCGCGAGCAGCTGCAGGGCCCCCGCAAGGCCGGCCCCGAGGCCGCGCTGATCTCCACCTGCAACCGCACCGAGCTCTATGTCGCCGGCCATGCCGAGATGGTGCGCCCGGCGGTCGACTGGCTGGCCCGGGTCGGCGGGGTCGGCAGCAGCGCCCTGCTGGACCATGCCTATGTGATGGAGGACAGCGCCGCAGCGCGCCATGCCTTCCGCGTCGCCAGCGGGCTGGATTCGATGGTGCTGGGCGAGCCGCAGATCCTCGGCCAGATGAAGCAGGCCGTGCGCGAGGCCGACCAGGCCGGCACGCTCGGCACCACCCTGCACCAGCTGTTCCAGCGCAGCTTCTCGGTGGCCAAGGAGGTGCGCAGCTCGACCGAGATCGGCTCGCATTCGATCAGCATGGCCGCCGCCTCGGTGCGCCTGGCCTCGCAGCTGTTCGAGGACCTCAGCAAGATCAAGGTGTTGTTCATCGGCGCCGGCGAGATGATCGAGCTGGTCTCCACCCATTTCGCCGCCAAGACGCCGCGCCACATGGCCATCGCCAACCGCACCTTGGAGCGCGGCGAGAAGCTGGCCGGCCGCCTGTCGGCCGAGGCGGTGCGCCTGGCCGACCTGCCGCAGCGCCTGCATGAATTCGACGCGGTGATTTCCTGCACCGCCTCCAGCCTGCCGCTGATCGGCCTGGGCGCCGTCGAGCGCGCGCTGAAGGCGCGCAAGCACCGCCCGATGTTCATGGTCGACCTGGCCGTGCCGCGCGACATCGAGCCCGAGGTCGCGCAGCTGGACGATGTCTATCTCTACACCGTCGACGACCTCTCCACCCTCGTGCGCAGCGCCGGCGAGAAGCGCCAGGCCGCGGTCGAGCAGGCCGAGGCCATCGTCGAGGCCGGCGTGCAGAGCTTTGTGCACTGGCTGGGCCAGCGCCACACGGTGCCACTGATCCAGGCCCTGAACGCGCAGGCCGACGATTGGCGCGCCAACGAGATCGCCCGCGCCCGCAAGCTGCTGGCGCGCGGCGAGGATGTCGAGGCGGTGCTGGACGCGCTGTCGCGCGGCCTGACCCAGAAGATGCTGCATGGCGCGCTGGCCGAGCTGCATGCCAGCGAGGGCGAGCAGCGCATGCAGCTGGCCCAGACCGTCTCGCGCCTGTTCCTGCGCAACAGTTCACGCAACCCGGCCGAGCATTAG
- the miaB gene encoding tRNA (N6-isopentenyl adenosine(37)-C2)-methylthiotransferase MiaB — translation MKKVYIKTFGCQMNEYDSDKMADVLGAAEGYEKTEDPEQADLILFNTCSVREKAQEKVFSDLGRVKHLKEKGVMIGVGGCVASQEGAAIIERAPYVDVVFGPQTLHRLPKMLEARQALRRPQVDISFPEIEKFDNLPPAKVEGASAFVSIMEGCSKYCSYCVVPYTRGEEMSRPFEDVLTEIAGLADQGVMEINLLGQNVNAYRGKMGNTSEHADLALLLEYAAEIPGIERLRFTTSHPNEFSPRLIETYGKVPQLVNHLHLPVQHGSDRILMAMKRGYTALEFKSIVRKLRAIRPDIRIASDFIVGFPGETEEDHAKLMKLVRDVGFDASFSFIFSPRPGTPAANLEDLTPHEAKVKRLQELQAEIEANAVRISETMVGTTQRILVTGNARKDPSELMGRTECNRIVNFKGAPRLMNQLIDVTITQAFAHSLRAEVVVNESVSA, via the coding sequence ATGAAAAAGGTGTACATCAAGACCTTCGGCTGCCAGATGAACGAGTACGACTCGGACAAGATGGCCGATGTGCTCGGCGCCGCCGAGGGCTACGAGAAGACCGAGGACCCGGAGCAGGCCGACCTGATCCTGTTCAACACCTGCTCGGTGCGCGAGAAGGCGCAGGAGAAAGTGTTCAGCGACCTGGGCCGGGTCAAGCATCTGAAAGAGAAAGGCGTGATGATCGGCGTCGGCGGCTGCGTGGCCAGCCAGGAAGGCGCGGCCATCATCGAACGCGCGCCCTATGTGGACGTGGTGTTCGGCCCGCAGACCCTGCACCGCCTGCCCAAGATGCTGGAGGCGCGCCAGGCCCTGCGCCGCCCGCAGGTCGACATCTCCTTCCCCGAGATCGAGAAGTTCGACAACCTGCCGCCGGCCAAGGTCGAGGGTGCGTCGGCCTTCGTCTCGATCATGGAAGGCTGCTCCAAGTACTGCAGCTACTGCGTCGTGCCCTACACGCGCGGCGAGGAGATGTCGCGCCCCTTCGAGGATGTGCTGACCGAGATCGCCGGCTTGGCCGACCAGGGCGTGATGGAGATCAACCTGCTGGGCCAGAACGTCAATGCCTACCGCGGCAAGATGGGCAATACCAGCGAGCATGCCGACCTGGCCCTGCTGCTGGAATACGCGGCCGAGATCCCCGGCATCGAGCGCCTGCGCTTCACCACCAGCCACCCCAACGAGTTCAGCCCGCGCCTGATCGAGACCTATGGCAAGGTGCCCCAGTTGGTGAACCACCTGCACCTGCCGGTGCAGCATGGCAGCGACCGCATCCTGATGGCGATGAAGCGCGGCTACACCGCGCTGGAGTTTAAGAGCATCGTGCGCAAGCTGCGCGCGATCCGGCCGGACATCCGCATCGCCAGCGACTTCATCGTCGGCTTCCCCGGCGAGACCGAGGAGGATCATGCCAAGCTGATGAAGCTGGTGCGCGATGTCGGCTTCGACGCGTCCTTCAGCTTCATCTTCAGCCCGCGCCCCGGCACGCCGGCCGCGAACCTGGAGGACCTGACCCCGCACGAGGCCAAGGTCAAGCGCCTGCAGGAGCTGCAGGCCGAGATCGAAGCCAACGCGGTGCGCATCAGCGAGACCATGGTCGGCACGACCCAGCGCATCTTGGTCACCGGCAATGCCCGCAAGGATCCGAGCGAGCTGATGGGCCGCACCGAGTGCAACCGCATCGTCAACTTCAAGGGCGCGCCGCGCCTGATGAACCAGCTGATCGACGTCACGATCACCCAGGCCTTCGCGCATTCACTGCGCGCCGAGGTGGTGGTGAACGAGAGCGTCAGCGCCTGA